The Shewanella algae DNA segment ACAAGTTGGCGTTTGCCGAGCGACTTCCAAAATATAAGCACGCAGTTAAGCGTTTGGCTTTACTGCTGTTTTTTGGTGTGCTCTACAATCACGGCTGGGGGACGGGCATGCCGGCGGCCCTGGATGAGATACGCTATGCCAGCGTCTTGGGGCGTATCGCCTTCGCCTGGTTTTTTGCCGCCATGCTGGTGTGGCACACAGGGCTCAGAACCCAGATCTATGTTGCAGTCGCTATCTTGCTGGGATACGCCATGGTGCAGCTGTGGCTGCCGGTCCCGGGCGGCAGTGCCGGGGACTTTAGCGCCGCCGGTTCCATCAACGCCTGGGTAGACAGTCATTTCCTGCCCGGGATCAGCTACCAACATAAGCCTTATGATCCGGAAGGCCTGTTATCGACCCTTCCGGCAGTGGTCAATGCTTTGGCCGGTGTGTTTGTGGGCCGATTTTTGCCGCAGCAAAGTTTTTCAGCCTGGGGCAGGGTGGGTTTGCTGTGTCTGGCCGGGCTTGTTTGTTTGGGGCTTGGCTGGCTGCTTAATCCTCTGATCCCGGTTAATAAAGATCTCTGGACCAGCAGTTTTGTGCTGGTGAGCAGCGGCTGGAGCCTGCTGCTGCTGGCGCTGTTCTACGCCGTTATCGATGTGCTTGGGCTGCGTTGGTTGGGTTTCCCCTTTGTGGTGATTGGTTGCAACGCCATCATCATCTATCTCGCTTCCAGTCTGGTTCAGTGGCGCTATAGCAGCGAAAGTCTGTTTGGCGGTTTTATCAATAGCGCCCCCGAGAACTGGCAGCCACTGCTTGGGGTATTGGCCATGCTCGGGGTGCAATGGTTGCTGCTCTGGTGGATGTATCGCAGGCAGTTGTTTATTCGGGTTTGAGGCTTAGGGAAGAGGCGAACAAGCGACATCTGCCTGGTTTAAAATTAATAACAGCGTTGTCTTTTTTGTTATTATGACGTAACTTTATTGAAACAAAGCCGTGTATAAAGCTGCCGCGGCATCAAGGTTTCAAGCGTTAAACACCACTCAAGATGGATGGGGCGCCGATAAATTTGGTTGCCAAACAATAAATTACTATAAGAAGCAGGTTTATGAACATGACAGTTGCTACCCCGGCTGACGCAGCCTCAAGAAGCAGTTTTCTGCCTATGACTATCGTAGGTGCGCTGTTTTTTATCTTTGGATTTGTGACCTGGTTGAATGGTTCATTGATCCCTTTTCTTCAAATCATCTGTGAGCTCAATGAGTTTCAAGCACTGTTTGTCACCTTTGCCTTCTACATCGCCTATACCGTGATGGCGCTGCCCATGTCGTCGATCCTGCGTCGCACCGGCTATCGCAATGGCATGGCGGTGGGGCTGGGGATCATGGCAGTCGGCTCTGTGCTGTTTATTCCAGCCGCCTTCAGCGCCAACTTTTTAATGTTTCTGCTGGCGCTTTTTGTACTGGGAACCGGCCTGACCATTTTGCAGACGGCATCCAACCCCTATGTGGTGCATATTGGTCCGAAGGAGAGCGCCGCCATGCGGATCTCCATCATGGGGCTGATTAACAAGGGCGCCGGTGTGATAGTGCCTATTCTTTTTACCGCTTTGGTACTGGCTGATCTGGAAGGGTTCACCGCCGGGCATCTGGCTGCCATGGCCCCGGCCGAGCGAGAAGCCCAAATAAGCGAACTGTCTTCACGTCTGGTGATGCCCTATATCTATATGACGCTGGCGCTTGTGGTACTGATCGCACTGGTGAAGTTTTCTGCTTTGCCTGAAATCGCCTTCGAGGGAGAAGAGGGAGAGCACGCCGACAAGAGCGGTATAGTGCATTTCCCTCAGGTGATCCTAGGTGCCATAGCCATCTTTGCCTATGTGGGGGTTGAAGTGATTGCCGGCGATACCATAGGTCTCTATGGTGCCAGCCTCGACGTCAACAATTTCGCATCCCTGACCTCCTACACCATGGTGTTTATGGTTATCGGCTACCTCTTGGGGGTTAGCTGTATTCCACGTTTTATCAGCCAGGAAAAGGCTTTGCTCGCCTCGGCCTTGGCGGGTATTGCTTGCATCTTTGGCATCATCTTCTCATCGGCCGAGAGCCATGCTATCTCGTCGCTGCTGTGGGGGTGGAGCGGTATTCCAACTATTCCGGATACAGTCACCTTCGTCGCCATGATGGGCTTGGCTCACGCTCTGGTTTGGCCCTCTGTGTGGCCGCTGGCGCTGGAAGGGCTGGGCAAGTACACGGCCCAGGGCTCGGCGCTGCTGATCATGGGTATTTCAGGTGGCGCCATACTGCCGCTGATATTCGGCAAGATTGCCCACTTCAGTGACAATGTGCAGTTGGGTTACTGGATAGGCTTGCCCTGTTATCTGTTTATCCTCTTCTATGCGCTGAAAGGCCATAAGATGCGCAGTTGGTAACAGCGAGAGTTTAGCCCTCCTTGGTGACTTAACTGCTCATGGGCGGTAATAGCCGTTTGCTTCAATTTCCCGAGCCTTTTGGCTCGGGGATCTCGTCATAGCTGATGTCTCTGTCACGAACCCAAAACAGCTCTTGTGTCATAAAGAAGTCAATGACGGCTGCCTCAAACCCGAATGGCTTATTCATCGCAGTTGAAAGGCTTTGACCACCATCAATATCGAGTTCGCGAAATGGGGATTGGGGTTAACCCGGTTACAGCTTGAGGTATTTTTTATATTCTGGCTTTTTATGCTTAAGCAAAGCAGCTTTAGGTTAAGCCACGAGTTAGCGTAAAGGGAGAGGGAAAGGACGGTCTGCCGAAGAAATCGGGTCAAACCATGGCTGAAGTCTGCGGGAATGATATAAACAAACACGCCACTCAGTGAGTGGCGTTTTTGCTGTTTCATGGTGCCGGCACCAAGAGTCGAACTCGGGACCTACTGATTACAAGTCAGTTGCTCTACCAACTGAGCTATGCCGGCTAAATTGTGGTGCCCGAACCCGGAATCGAACCAGGGACACGCGGATTTTCAATCCGCTGCTCTACCAACTGAGCTATTCGGGCAACTGAACTGAGTGTCAGTCATCTACTTCGAACCGGGAGTTGAGGCCCGTGTCGTTCGGAGTGCGCGTATAATATAGTTCTGAATTTTTTCCTGCAAGTGCTTTTTCGGCATAAATCCTGTGTTCGCTCAGTTAATGCTCAGAATTGGTCTTTTTGAGCTGAAATCAAACTAATATCGCTTGAAAAGCCAGCAGGCCGCTTATTGCATCAAACTATCTTCGCCGCAATCTGCCGTGTTACCCGCATCACTGTGGCTCTTTAAGCCCACCTTTTGTCCTACTTTCTAAAATTTCGAAAGAAATGGCCAATATTTAATGATTTTAGTTTTCATTTAGCCTCCATATGATGTGCTTAAGACATAGCTTAAGGATAGAAAATGCTTGCCAACACTCGTCAGGGCTACGGCCTTGTCAGCATTTTGAGCCACTGGTTATCGGCCATTGCCGTGATAGGCCTGTTTGGGCTCGGCTACTGGATGGTTGATTTGACCTATTACAGTGCCTGGTATCAGAAGGGGCCGCATCTGCACAAGAGTATCGGCATTTTGTTGTTGGCGCTTACCCTGGTCAGATTGTTGTGGAAACTGCTGAGCCCGTCGCCACAGGCGATACCGGACAAGCCTTTACTGCAGAAGGCGGCCCGTTTGACGCATTGGGGACTCTACCTGTTGCTGCTGCTGATTATGTTGAGCGGCATATTGATCTCCACCGCTGATGGCCGGGGTATCGCGGTATTTGACTGGTTTGAGCTGCCGGGTGTCGGTGAGCTGTTTAACAATCAGGCCGATATCGCCGGGGCGATACATAAATACGCCGCCTATAGCTTGATAGCCCTGATGGTGCTGCATGCCTTGGCGGCGCTGAAACATCATTTTATCGATAAAGATCAGACACTCGTCAGGATGATTAAACTCAAGAGAGGATAGCAAAATGAAAAAGACCCTGTTTGCCGGTTTGCTTGGCAGCGCCCTGTTATTGCCTTGCGCCGTGAATGCCGCCGACTATGTGATTGATACCCAGGGCGCCCATGCCTCTATCAACTTTAGAGTCAACCATCTTGGCTACAGCTTTGTGGTCGGGCGTTTTAACGAATTTGAAGGCAGCTTCAGTTTTGACAAGGCCAACCCGGCTGATGCCAAGGTGAATGTGACCATCAACACCCAAAGCCTGGATTCAAACCATGCCGAGCGGGACAAGCACCTACGTTCAGCCGACTTCATCAATGCCGGCAAGTATCCCAAGGCCAGCTTCAAGTCCACCAAGGTGGAGGACAAAGGGAATGGCGAATTGGCGATCACCGGTGACTTTACCCTCAATGGGGTCACCAAGCCGCTGACCATAGATGCCAAGGCTATCGGTGAAGGGCAGGACCCTTGGGGCGGGTATCGCGCCGGGTTTATCGGCTCTACCGAGTTTGCCCTCAAGGATTACAAGATTACTACCGATCTGGGCCCGGCTTCCACTCACGTCAAACTCGACCTGGTTGTTGAAGGGGTTAAGCAGTAACCCACAATAGTTTTTACAGAAGGCGCCGTCGGCGCCTTTTTCTTTTTGGCCTGTAAACTGACAGCGAAAGTCACCGAAAGTCAGCGCCGATATGGCACAATGAGCGCCAATACAAACAATAGAGCCCGGGTACTTGGGCCGCCGCATCGTTGTGAGCTGACACCA contains these protein-coding regions:
- a CDS encoding YceI family protein, with product MKKTLFAGLLGSALLLPCAVNAADYVIDTQGAHASINFRVNHLGYSFVVGRFNEFEGSFSFDKANPADAKVNVTINTQSLDSNHAERDKHLRSADFINAGKYPKASFKSTKVEDKGNGELAITGDFTLNGVTKPLTIDAKAIGEGQDPWGGYRAGFIGSTEFALKDYKITTDLGPASTHVKLDLVVEGVKQ
- a CDS encoding sugar MFS transporter, encoding MTVATPADAASRSSFLPMTIVGALFFIFGFVTWLNGSLIPFLQIICELNEFQALFVTFAFYIAYTVMALPMSSILRRTGYRNGMAVGLGIMAVGSVLFIPAAFSANFLMFLLALFVLGTGLTILQTASNPYVVHIGPKESAAMRISIMGLINKGAGVIVPILFTALVLADLEGFTAGHLAAMAPAEREAQISELSSRLVMPYIYMTLALVVLIALVKFSALPEIAFEGEEGEHADKSGIVHFPQVILGAIAIFAYVGVEVIAGDTIGLYGASLDVNNFASLTSYTMVFMVIGYLLGVSCIPRFISQEKALLASALAGIACIFGIIFSSAESHAISSLLWGWSGIPTIPDTVTFVAMMGLAHALVWPSVWPLALEGLGKYTAQGSALLIMGISGGAILPLIFGKIAHFSDNVQLGYWIGLPCYLFILFYALKGHKMRSW
- a CDS encoding cytochrome b codes for the protein MLANTRQGYGLVSILSHWLSAIAVIGLFGLGYWMVDLTYYSAWYQKGPHLHKSIGILLLALTLVRLLWKLLSPSPQAIPDKPLLQKAARLTHWGLYLLLLLIMLSGILISTADGRGIAVFDWFELPGVGELFNNQADIAGAIHKYAAYSLIALMVLHALAALKHHFIDKDQTLVRMIKLKRG
- the nagX gene encoding transmembrane glucosamine N-acetyltransferase NagX; the encoded protein is MTEKIAAATETANKPRLMSLDALRGFDMFWILGGEALFAALLLLTTWSGWRWFDGQMHHSSWHGFTFYDLIFPLFIFLSGVALGLSPKRLDKLAFAERLPKYKHAVKRLALLLFFGVLYNHGWGTGMPAALDEIRYASVLGRIAFAWFFAAMLVWHTGLRTQIYVAVAILLGYAMVQLWLPVPGGSAGDFSAAGSINAWVDSHFLPGISYQHKPYDPEGLLSTLPAVVNALAGVFVGRFLPQQSFSAWGRVGLLCLAGLVCLGLGWLLNPLIPVNKDLWTSSFVLVSSGWSLLLLALFYAVIDVLGLRWLGFPFVVIGCNAIIIYLASSLVQWRYSSESLFGGFINSAPENWQPLLGVLAMLGVQWLLLWWMYRRQLFIRV